The following nucleotide sequence is from Microbulbifer sp. A4B17.
GTTTGGTCGTTTGGCGTTAGTGGACAATTGTCATCGGTGTTGTCTGTGCCATCGCCATCGGCATCGCTATCACACTCATCGCCGATACCGTCACCATCCGTGTCCGTTTGATTCGGATTGGGGATGGCTGGGCAATTGTCTTCACCGTCATCGTGGCCATCATTGTCGGTGTCACTATCGTCATCACAAGCGTCGCCGATGCCGTCACCGTCCTGATCGGCTTGATCATCATTTGGAATAGCCGGGCAGTTGTCGGAAATGTCCGGGACACTGTCACCATCCCGGTCGCTGTCACAGACATCACCAACGCCATCCTGATCGATATCCGACTGATCGCTGTTGGCAGTATCCGGGCAGTTATCGTTAGCGTTATCTACTCCGTCGTTATCGTTGTCGCCGTCGCAGGCATCGCCGATTCCGTCGTTATCACTATCTTCCTGTAGTGTATTGCTGACGTAGGGGCAGTTATCGTCGTCATTGAAGATGCCGTCGCCATCGAGGTCTGGATCACAGGCATCACCGACTGAATCCCCGTCGGTATCTGTTTGATCACTATTGGATGCAGTGGGGCAGTTATCGGCTATGTCATCGACGCCGTCGTTGTCGTCGTCGCTATCACAGATATCGCCACTGCCATCCCCGTCAGTATCGAGTTGGTCTGAGTTGGGTATTGATGGGCAATTGTCGGCATCGTTATCGGTGCCGTCACCGTCCAGATCGCTGTCGCAGGCATCGCCTATGCCATCGCCGTCCTGATCAATTTGATCCGTGTTGGGGATGAGTACACAGTTGTCGACGCTGTCAGGTACCTGATCGCCGTCGACATCGGTGTTGTCATCGCAGGCATCTCCGTAACCGTCACCATCTGTATCTGTTTGATCTGCATTGGGTACCAGCGGGCAGTTGTCATTTTCATTTTCAACGCCGTCATCATCGCGATCGCTGTCGCAGGCATCGCCGGTGCCGTCGCCGTCGGTATCAGTTTGATCGTCGTTGGCTACGGCTGGGCAGTTGTCATTACTATCGTCTATACCATCGCCGTCATCGTCGCTGTCACAGCTATCGCCCTGCCCGTCACCATCGATATCGCTCTGGTCTGAATTGGCGGTAGCAGGGCAGTTGTCATCGTCGTTATCAATACTGTCACCATCCTGGTCGCTATCACAGGCATCACCGACACCGTCTTCGTCGATATCACTTTGGTCGGTATTGCTATGGCTTGGGCAGTTGTCGTTCTCATCATCGACAGAGTCATTGTCGTCGTCGCTGTCACAGGCGTCGCCAATGCCATCTCCGTCGTTATCGTCTTGGTTTGGGTTGTGGGTGGATGGGCAATTGTCATCTTCGTTATCGATGCCGTCACTGTCCGCATCGTCATCGCAGGCATCGCCTATACCATCGCCATCCTGGTCGGTTTGTGAGGAGTTGGCTGCGGTTGGGCAGTTGTCGTCTTGATCGTCTACGCCATCACCGTCGTCATCGCTGTCACAGGCATCGCCAATGCCGTCTCCGTCAAGGTCGGCTTGGTCTGGGTTGGATACGTCTGGGCAGTTATCCTGGCCGTCGTCGTGGCCGTCATTGTCAGTATCGCTATCTTCGTCACAGGCGTCGCCGATACCGTCATTGTCCTGATCTGATTGGTCTGGGTTGGCTACGTCCGGACAGTTATCCAAGCTGTCGGTGTAATTGTCCCCGTCGCGGTCGTTGTCGCACACATCGCCGACACCGTCGCCATCGATATCTCCCTGTTCGCTATTTGAATCAGCAGGACAGTTGTCAGAATCGTTGGGGACGTTGTCGCCATCCAGGTCGCTGTCACAGGCATTGCCTATGCCGTCGCTATCACTGTCGGCCTGGTCCGAATTTGGGGTTTGTGGGCAGTTGTCTGAAGTGTCTGGGTGGGAATCGCCATCGTCATCAGTATCACAGGCATCACCGCTGCCGTCGCCATCTAAATCATCCTGGTCTGAATTACTAACAGCCGGACAATTGTCATTATCATCATCGATGCCGTCACCATCTGAGTCCGTGACGCCAGGGGTTGGGAGCAAGTCATCGGCGGCGTCGCCCCGGCCTCCATCAGAACCGCAGGCACTTAAAAGCACCAATGAAAATAGTATCGCAATAAGCGAGGGTAGACGCATGGTCATAATCTCCCGAACAAAATCTATTTTTGTTATCTGTCGGACAAGCGCGGTAGACCTATAAAAAATACGCCTGCAATGATTATTTATGCTGGCGCTCTTAGACTCCGGCTTATTTTTAGATAGGTGTCCTTGTTTTGGTTGTACGTATTTCTAATACTAAAGTTATGGCGCATAACCGGTTATGACTGTGGTAACTATGCGTTCTTTCTCACTAAAAGTGTGATGAATGGCGAAATTTTGGCGGGATAATTTATGGATGATAAAGCATGTAATTAGTAAAGATAAAATTACGCCATTAAAAATATCGGAATAGATAATTTGACAGTTTGCTTTTCTATTGGTCTTGATTCTTTGTGGAGTGTGAGCTGATTCTGAGCCTGATTAAACTGTTGCGAAGGTAGGGGTTGCCCCGCCATTTCTAATTGGGCAGTGGCTGAAGGCGATAAGGGGAGTTCATCTTGTGGTGAGTCTGATAAGGACCAGAGAAGATAGGAAGTTTCTCCCTGTGTTCATGGGATTTTTATAAAAATTATCATTGAGTTTGTCTCAAGCATGCTCGCCAGAAACGTAGCAGGTTGGGTTTTTGTGGAGTTTACTTTTCCTAATTGATCATAACATTTGCAGTTATGTATTTAATTCGAAATATGTCGACTAAGTTATTCTATAAGAGCGCTCTGTGAAGTCGCGTAATGTAAGTCAGGTGAGCCTAAGTCATCACCTGAATTTGTAGGTTGTGGGCTTTCTATTTAAGGTTTAACTTCATTTCCATAAGTGATGGTTTGAAGCCGGTTTTTTCATAGGCTTTTATCGCTGAGCTATTTTGAGAGTAAACGTCAAGGTAGAAATCTTGAACACCATTCTGTTTTCCCCATGCAATTAATTTCTCTATTAGCCTTGAATTAATGCCCTTTCCTCGGTGCGCTGGTGATACATACATAAAACCTAGATAAGCATGCCGCTTATGATCAAGAGATATCTTTGAATTTCGTATCTGGGCATATCCAGTTCCAATAATCTCATCTTCGGTTTCAGCTACCAGAAGATATGAGTCATCAGATAGTATCAAATTCTCTATATTATAATAGAATGCTGATTCAGCTTTAATGGATGAGTTGTATGGCCTTTCGGCTTCGATAATGCATTGTTCAAATTTAAGTAAATCAGGAAGGTCTTCTATAAGTGCTTTTCTAAAATTTAACATCTTTATTTTCAGTGATGATAGGTTTGAAACTGAAAGCTGCTTCAGCTTGATAAGGGCCTGTATCTGCCCACTACTGTGAGCCCTTATCTGTGTGATTGCGTGAGAATAGCAGATTATACTAAAAAGGGAGAAGGAAATAATACACTGGGATCGGGACCCTATGGGACATGGATGCCGATAAGGAGGTTACAGGGATGTATTCACAGAGCGTCTCGAGTGCGGTGTATTATTTCCTGTTACCCCAGTAGTAAGTATTGAAGCAGCTTTTGTGATTCAAGCTTTGCTTGTTTAGGAAGTTAGCCCCAGAGCCCTGTCAATTGTCCAATACCCGCTGGCTATTCCAACTAGATAAATAGTGTATTTTGATTGTGTCAGAAGTTGGTTATACAAAGTTGTAATTTTCCACTTCGAGAATATCCGCTGAACTATAGATGATAAGAAAATCAAAACCAAGACAAATAATATCTGCCCCAGTTCTACACCTATATTAAAGCTAAATAATGCAGTAATTTTATGATTGTGCGGAAGGCCTAATTCCGCTAGCGCACTGGCAAACCCAAACCCGTGAAGTAATCCAAAGCCAGTGGCAACAATCGCAGGATAGCGTCGGGTTAAACTCGTTCTACTCTGTCCATTATGCGCGTATACAATTTCTGCGGCTAACAGCATAATACTCAATGGGATCAACACTTCAACAACATCTACTCTTATGGTGAATAAGTCTAAACTTGCGAGCCCTAGAGTGAGAGAGTGGCCTACTGTAAATCCGCTAATCGCTATTAAAATGCCTCTAAAGTTTCTGGCGATAAAGACTAAACATAATACGAATAGTAAGTGATCATAGCCCTCTAATATATGTGAGAAGCCTGCTTCAATATATTGTTTGACATAATCCCAAATAGTTAGGCGGGAGGGTAAGTTTATCTCTAAGACCTTGGGGCCATTAAAGAGATTAATAGTGTCACCGTCTGCTTTTTCAAAATGAATTAAGCTCGATAAGGCCGGATTGGCAATGGGGTATGTGATTTTTATTGTTAGGGGGTTATATAGCCTTGTAAAATTGTTTGGGTGGGGGTTCCTGCATAGGTAACTCTTCACATTGGGTCCGGCAGGCCGTGTTATCTCTGGTTGTATTTGGCAGAATTCGCCCTTTAAGTGTATCTCAGGTTCAGTGCCTGGCTGCATGATAGGCGGGATTTTCCATCGAAGGATATATCTGCTTTCCGTGACTTCTTTTAACTCAATGTATATCGGTCTTCCGTCATGAGCGAAACTAAAATTACTAATTGTTGTAAGTAACAATAAGAATAGAAGGGCTTTGATGATCTTGTAGGAATTTTTAGTTGGCATAGGTGATATCCACAGGTACATATGGTATCGAGGCATCCCTCTCTATTCTGTAGCCTGCCAACAGCTCTTGTATCCTAAGTTGTCTGTTTTTCTCCATTTTATTTCGTCGATAATCCTCAAGTACTAAGGGGGAGGCTTCTCTAAAGCTGGGTAGACGGCTTGTTTTGTTTTCACTAACCAAAATTAGATGTAGGCCATATGGAGATTCAAATGGACCGGACCAGGTATTCAATGGTAGTTGAAAGATACTTTCTGCCAAATTATCTCCGAAATGGCTGGCTACTAGATGGAGAGTGCGATCTACATAATTCCGATGAAAGATAAATCTGTCTCCGTAGAGGGCGGACTCCTCGAATGGAACTGATTGCTTTATTAAGTGGTTCAAGTTCTGTTTGACAGTCTCCTCTAACTTTTCTTTAGAGTGACGTCTAAAATCAAAGAAAACATGAGTGAAGGTAATAGATGCTTCAATTCGATATTTCTCGTGATGAAGCTGGAAGTAGTTTTCCAGGTCTTTTTCACTAATGTCAGTGTTACTGGAAAAGCCTCCATTTACATAGTCCAGCTTTTGAATAAGGCGCCGTCGTATAATCTGGTCATGCTTCTGTAGGCCTAGGTTAAGGGCTTCTCGGTAAAGTACTTCTTCTTTAATGTAATCATTAATGAGGTTGGACCTTTCTGGCTGAGTCAAACCCTCCCAATAACGTCGTGCGAAACTCTCGTTAAACGTTTTTTTCTGGAATTGGAGGTGCTCAATTAGTATGTCCTCGCTGATAAGCAAGGTATCTTCATAGTTGGTTCCATTTTCCTCTATTAATAACTCTGCGAAAACGAACAGCAATAAAGCGATAATAGAAAAGTGTACCAGAGGCTCCCTCTTCAGAATCTCTAATTTCCGCTGCATGAAGCTTCCTCCTTAAAACCTGCAGACAGTATTGATATCAGTACGTAAACGACGTTTTTAGATATGTTATTTGCTTGCTTTGGTGTCGAGGTTTCTGCCTGTCTTAGGGGGTATACCAAATTGGGGATGTATAGGCGCGCTCCTGGATAACGGCGGGTCCTTCAGGCGGTACCTGAATATTTCCATTATTGATTTCTTTTGTAGCTATTGCATCGTAGAGTGAATGGCGTGGAGTAGGGATTTGCAATACCCGAACATAGTAAAAGGCTCTTTCGTTCATATTAAACTTTGGATCTTGCCATAGGGTTGATAACTCTATGGAGCCAATGTTATTGGTGTATTGCCCCGTTTCTCGATTTACCGTGTCCCCCACAGGCATTAGCTGCCCTTGGTTATTAAGCGTGCGTTCCCCAGACCAGGCAACATTAAATATTTTTTCATGGCTTTTTCCTGTTGAGTCCAGCCAAGATTTAACAACCTGAATTCGATCCAGATTTGCCCCTTTAGGATCTTTTGTCGCGCGTATAAGTAGCTGAATTGGTTGGTCAGTTCTTTGTGGTTTGACTAAATCACCCCCCATAGGTACTCCATGGGAATAACCTAGTTCAGCAATATTTTCAGCATCTATAGCGTGCTTAGGAAAATTCCAGCCTGCAAAGACGCGCACCTGAATTCGAGGACCTGTAGTGGCATATACTTCACGGCGTTTAAATGCAGCGAAAAGGCTTTCTCTGGTATTTTCTTCTGCCCAAGCGGCGGCGAGTCCAGAAGCGGACATGTTCCAACCTGTAGCCTTGGTTCCGCCAATGACAGTGTTAGTTCGCTTGCCGCTTGGTACTGAGTCATGAGCAAACTTGCCCCAAAAGTTGTTCTCCTCAGCAGTTGACATACCCGTATGTGAATCTGTGGACCCTACAAACCCCAGCTTGTAAGGGTTTACACCAATTTTCTTCTGCATTTCCAGCCCTGTACGTAAGGCGGATCGGACGAAATCACCTTTAGCGACACGGTACGACTCCGGATCAGCTTGTAGGTAGAATGGATAATTCTCAAAGTCTGCGAAAGGATCGTCCGGGGAAAGCGTTGAATGGGTTTCTGAATCCCCCTTAATTTGTGTTATTTCAACCAGGGGCTCCCAGCGCATGCGTGTACGCGCATACTGTGTATCAATTGGCTCACCACGCAGAGTGGTTTCTGCAAACATATAACCTTTGGACACATTGGAGTTGTGGGGGATCGCAATGAATTCACTGCCAGTTCGTTTAGATGTCTCATCTAACCACTGCCACAAATCTTCTGGGTACTGGCTCTGATCAGACCCAAAAGGAAGATACTGCTTAGCTTTTTCCGCCCCATCAGGAGAGACAACCACCCGGTGTAAGTTGGCCCCGGTTGGTGTTGAGCTCCATTCCCAGCCAATAAAACTGGTAAAAGTGCCCGGGTTATTATGGCGCTCTGCGGCATCGACTATTGCACTCCATGCGCTTGTCCGGGTCTTATCCAGATCTCCAAGAACGGGCTCAGGGGGCGTGTTAGCTGGGTCCTGGACAGGGTCAGCGGGAGCTACTGTGTCTAGCGCCTTTTTGGGCAGTAACTCATTGAAAATATCCATACCTTCATTTATTGAGACTTTATATCTAATATGCTGCTTGGCAAACCAGCGCATCATTGACTGGTATAAGGACATATCGCTGTCGAGCTCATCTGTTTCATTCACCACTGCCCTCATAACTCCCAGCCCTTCAGCGTGATCTGAAACCACGAGAAAATCCAACGGGGTGTCTATACGTACTTTTGCATGAGTGTAGGGGTGAATAACCGGCTGCCCCTTGGCCCACCGATAAGCGGTGTCCGGAGTTGCCGAATAATTTTGACTTAAGAAGGCATCGAATGAGTAGGAGGTATGTAGGTGCATATCTCCCCAGAAAACCTGAGTGGGCTCACTAGCAGTAACACTTAGGTGAGTGATGGATAATGTAACCCCTACCAGACGTGCTATTCTTTTTATGGGATTTTTCATATTTCCAATTACCAACGTCGGTTGGCTATCTTTTAGGTGACTAGATCCTCTTAACATGTCAGGATCGTTAGGATAATCTTGGTAAATAAGGAAGTGATTGATTAGATGCTAATCATTTGGCTTTTAGGTTTCTTTGCAAATAAAGCCAATCTCTTGATCAATTAGGACACACTTGTAGATGGCTGAGTATGGACACACGACCATTGCAACTTGGGTATTACCTATTATTGAGGCCCTAAAACCATTCTGTTCTACCCAAGAAATTTTGCAGCGTGCAGAAATTGACCCTAAATGCATAGTGGATGCGAACCAGAGAATTCCTTTAGAGAATATGAAAAAACTATGGGGGCTCGCTGAATCTATATCAGGTGATGATTGTATCGGCCTGCAAGTCACTAAGTATGTGAATCATACAAACCTTCATGCCCTGAGTTATGCCCACTTGGCCAGTAGCTCCATCAGGGAGAGTTTACTGAGATCTGCTCGATTCTCAGAAGTGGTTACCACCGCTATGCGAATCAATGTTCATGATGAACAGCAGCAAGTAATAGTATCCTGGGAAAAAGTTGACGATTTTCCATATGAGCCAAGCATCCATGCTATAGATGCCTTTATGGCTCTGCTAATAAAGTCCATAAGAAAGATATGCCCCGATGTACATCATCATTTGATTTCTATTAATCTGGAGAGGCCCAGACCTGCCACCCTTGAGCGGCATCAATTGATGTATAAGTGCCCAATTAACTTTTCGGCAGACATTTGTGAGATTAGATTTAAACAAGAGTTTGTTGATCGAAAGCTCTCTTCGGGAAACGATGAGCTGGTCAGGGTCAACGAGCAAGCCCTAATTGGTTATTTGGAGCGTTTGAAGAAGAATGACATAGTCAGTATGACCAGTAGAGTGCTTGTTGATCTGATGGCTACAGGTAATTTTTCACAAGAGGTTGTGGCCAAGGAGCTTGGTATTAGTTGTCGTGGTTTGTATAGAAAACTAAAAGAAAGAGGTTCCAGTTATCAGACTGTTCTAGATGAAATACGCCAGTATCAGGCTGTGCAGTACCTTAAGCAAAACGATACCCCGATCACATCAATCGCCTACAAACTGGGATTCGGAGATACCAGTAGTTTTTCCAGAAGCTTTAAAAAATGGACTGGACAATCTCCACGAGAGTTTCGGACTAAGCATAGTAGAGATGTTTCAACAGAAAGCTGTATAGATTAAGAGCGATTTAATATCACAACATGTGAGAATACCCGGCAGCGCCGGCGCATATTGTCGAGTTCCTCATCATCAAATTGAAACCTCTCTGTAATTGTTGCGACCCACCAGTTATAGGGGCTCTTATTTCTGTCAGGAATTCTCTCGATACCCATTAATTCCCCCGCTTGCGGTCAAGTAAAATAGGAATAAAGCCGCAGCGAAATATAGGGGGACACGAATAATGCCTGCAATTCTATTTGGGCCCCGCTCATCTTTACTCTTTGAGTGAGGTGAACTTTTAGGGGGCGCATCAAAAAATTCTATCTCTTAAGAATTGTAAAAATAAAGCCATTACTATCCCTTCTAGGATGGCCACCTAAAATCCCCAAAAATACTTAAGCAACTTTGACTGATAACAGAAGGGACTTATGGTAAGTAGCAGTATTGAAGATCTATTCTTCTGAGTTCTTTCGAGTGAGCTTAATAAAAGCACCAGAATAAATGGTTTGTTTTGTGAATAACTCAGATTATTCAAAGCGTAAAGTTAAAAAATATAGGCACAAAAATAATCTTATTGGATTTTATTAAGTTTGTTTTAGTGTCAAAGCTGCGTAAAATCAATGGATACTTATTGGTATTTTGGTCGGCGTTGAGCCGCATTTTAAAACGCCAGCTACCAAAGAAGTTTAACTGAGTCAATAATTTTCTAAAATCAACCTATCAAAGGAGAGCGGTATTGTGACGTAAAAGAAAGTAAAAGGCGCTGACCCGAGGTGGTGGAACACCCAG
It contains:
- a CDS encoding thrombospondin type 3 repeat-containing protein, with amino-acid sequence MRLPSLIAILFSLVLLSACGSDGGRGDAADDLLPTPGVTDSDGDGIDDDNDNCPAVSNSDQDDLDGDGSGDACDTDDDGDSHPDTSDNCPQTPNSDQADSDSDGIGNACDSDLDGDNVPNDSDNCPADSNSEQGDIDGDGVGDVCDNDRDGDNYTDSLDNCPDVANPDQSDQDNDGIGDACDEDSDTDNDGHDDGQDNCPDVSNPDQADLDGDGIGDACDSDDDGDGVDDQDDNCPTAANSSQTDQDGDGIGDACDDDADSDGIDNEDDNCPSTHNPNQDDNDGDGIGDACDSDDDNDSVDDENDNCPSHSNTDQSDIDEDGVGDACDSDQDGDSIDNDDDNCPATANSDQSDIDGDGQGDSCDSDDDGDGIDDSNDNCPAVANDDQTDTDGDGTGDACDSDRDDDGVENENDNCPLVPNADQTDTDGDGYGDACDDNTDVDGDQVPDSVDNCVLIPNTDQIDQDGDGIGDACDSDLDGDGTDNDADNCPSIPNSDQLDTDGDGSGDICDSDDDNDGVDDIADNCPTASNSDQTDTDGDSVGDACDPDLDGDGIFNDDDNCPYVSNTLQEDSDNDGIGDACDGDNDNDGVDNANDNCPDTANSDQSDIDQDGVGDVCDSDRDGDSVPDISDNCPAIPNDDQADQDGDGIGDACDDDSDTDNDGHDDGEDNCPAIPNPNQTDTDGDGIGDECDSDADGDGTDNTDDNCPLTPNDQTDTDGDGLGDACDEDLDGDGVNDDVDNCPMIPNPGQEDGDNDGAGDVCDNDRDDDGLDDTADNCPAIPNPNQTDTDGDGVGDVCDADLDGDGIENDFDNCPQTHNPNQKDSDHDGIGDACDQESGLSCAAFEDLEIVNGVDADLTHGIEQPCYGCSITAVERVFNGVLSDAARMEVVSGAGGSTHIQVNHHSVKEGRHVVGFLVEHTTSLLDIIYLNTITISTYLDGVATGESTSGYRLAPFKVNGARNHRLLLVTTNSDFDQVRLTLEGLSFTNNQLDVYLACAAPVGHP
- a CDS encoding GNAT family N-acetyltransferase — translated: MLNFRKALIEDLPDLLKFEQCIIEAERPYNSSIKAESAFYYNIENLILSDDSYLLVAETEDEIIGTGYAQIRNSKISLDHKRHAYLGFMYVSPAHRGKGINSRLIEKLIAWGKQNGVQDFYLDVYSQNSSAIKAYEKTGFKPSLMEMKLNLK
- a CDS encoding HupE/UreJ family protein — encoded protein: MPTKNSYKIIKALLFLLLLTTISNFSFAHDGRPIYIELKEVTESRYILRWKIPPIMQPGTEPEIHLKGEFCQIQPEITRPAGPNVKSYLCRNPHPNNFTRLYNPLTIKITYPIANPALSSLIHFEKADGDTINLFNGPKVLEINLPSRLTIWDYVKQYIEAGFSHILEGYDHLLFVLCLVFIARNFRGILIAISGFTVGHSLTLGLASLDLFTIRVDVVEVLIPLSIMLLAAEIVYAHNGQSRTSLTRRYPAIVATGFGLLHGFGFASALAELGLPHNHKITALFSFNIGVELGQILFVLVLIFLSSIVQRIFSKWKITTLYNQLLTQSKYTIYLVGIASGYWTIDRALGLTS
- a CDS encoding peptidyl-prolyl cis-trans isomerase, whose amino-acid sequence is MQRKLEILKREPLVHFSIIALLLFVFAELLIEENGTNYEDTLLISEDILIEHLQFQKKTFNESFARRYWEGLTQPERSNLINDYIKEEVLYREALNLGLQKHDQIIRRRLIQKLDYVNGGFSSNTDISEKDLENYFQLHHEKYRIEASITFTHVFFDFRRHSKEKLEETVKQNLNHLIKQSVPFEESALYGDRFIFHRNYVDRTLHLVASHFGDNLAESIFQLPLNTWSGPFESPYGLHLILVSENKTSRLPSFREASPLVLEDYRRNKMEKNRQLRIQELLAGYRIERDASIPYVPVDITYAN
- a CDS encoding DUF3604 domain-containing protein, producing the protein MKNPIKRIARLVGVTLSITHLSVTASEPTQVFWGDMHLHTSYSFDAFLSQNYSATPDTAYRWAKGQPVIHPYTHAKVRIDTPLDFLVVSDHAEGLGVMRAVVNETDELDSDMSLYQSMMRWFAKQHIRYKVSINEGMDIFNELLPKKALDTVAPADPVQDPANTPPEPVLGDLDKTRTSAWSAIVDAAERHNNPGTFTSFIGWEWSSTPTGANLHRVVVSPDGAEKAKQYLPFGSDQSQYPEDLWQWLDETSKRTGSEFIAIPHNSNVSKGYMFAETTLRGEPIDTQYARTRMRWEPLVEITQIKGDSETHSTLSPDDPFADFENYPFYLQADPESYRVAKGDFVRSALRTGLEMQKKIGVNPYKLGFVGSTDSHTGMSTAEENNFWGKFAHDSVPSGKRTNTVIGGTKATGWNMSASGLAAAWAEENTRESLFAAFKRREVYATTGPRIQVRVFAGWNFPKHAIDAENIAELGYSHGVPMGGDLVKPQRTDQPIQLLIRATKDPKGANLDRIQVVKSWLDSTGKSHEKIFNVAWSGERTLNNQGQLMPVGDTVNRETGQYTNNIGSIELSTLWQDPKFNMNERAFYYVRVLQIPTPRHSLYDAIATKEINNGNIQVPPEGPAVIQERAYTSPIWYTP
- a CDS encoding AraC family transcriptional regulator translates to MAEYGHTTIATWVLPIIEALKPFCSTQEILQRAEIDPKCIVDANQRIPLENMKKLWGLAESISGDDCIGLQVTKYVNHTNLHALSYAHLASSSIRESLLRSARFSEVVTTAMRINVHDEQQQVIVSWEKVDDFPYEPSIHAIDAFMALLIKSIRKICPDVHHHLISINLERPRPATLERHQLMYKCPINFSADICEIRFKQEFVDRKLSSGNDELVRVNEQALIGYLERLKKNDIVSMTSRVLVDLMATGNFSQEVVAKELGISCRGLYRKLKERGSSYQTVLDEIRQYQAVQYLKQNDTPITSIAYKLGFGDTSSFSRSFKKWTGQSPREFRTKHSRDVSTESCID